One Tunturibacter gelidoferens genomic region harbors:
- a CDS encoding M24 family metallopeptidase, with product MAQPTYGTMGVDWEQRIDFDRLRVERLQRAKNLLAKSEMGALLCFDMNNVRYLTSTHIGTWAQDKANRFVLLPQNDEPILWDFGSAARHHQLHCPWLGERSRPGISMLRGTMSPEHGRAEDVAKKIRLELEMRGLHKEPVGIDIIELPVLFALQREGITVIDGQQLMSEARVIKTKDEIALLNTSASMVDAAYHELYMAMKPGMRENEAVGLVSKVLYDLGSEYVEAVNAISGERCNPHPHVFSDRIMRPGDPVYYDILHSYMGYRTCYYRTFSIGYSSHAMVDAYKRCRDYLDAAIDLIRPGRSTGDVASVWPKAQDFGFPNEEAAFALQYGHGIGLAIWEKPVISRLVSLDHPQEIKPGMVFALETFWPSKDGWSAARIEEEIVVTETGHEVITRFPAEKLLVAGAHYYTVGGPLPTVRETEVEPSADVRNLVASSAQKERIGS from the coding sequence ATGGCACAGCCGACTTACGGAACCATGGGAGTTGATTGGGAGCAGCGAATCGATTTTGATCGTCTTCGTGTAGAAAGACTCCAGCGCGCGAAGAACCTGCTTGCGAAGTCTGAGATGGGCGCGCTGCTCTGCTTCGACATGAACAATGTGCGTTATCTTACATCGACTCACATCGGCACATGGGCTCAGGATAAAGCGAACCGGTTCGTCCTTCTGCCGCAGAACGATGAGCCCATCCTGTGGGACTTCGGCTCCGCAGCGCGGCATCATCAACTCCATTGTCCATGGCTCGGAGAACGCTCGCGGCCGGGTATCTCTATGCTGCGTGGAACGATGTCTCCTGAGCACGGTCGCGCGGAAGACGTCGCGAAGAAGATCCGCCTCGAATTGGAGATGCGGGGCCTCCATAAAGAGCCAGTAGGTATAGACATCATCGAACTGCCAGTTTTGTTTGCCTTGCAGCGCGAGGGCATTACCGTCATCGACGGTCAGCAATTGATGTCCGAGGCCCGCGTGATCAAAACCAAGGACGAGATTGCGCTTCTCAATACCTCTGCCTCCATGGTCGATGCGGCCTACCACGAGCTTTACATGGCGATGAAACCGGGCATGCGGGAGAACGAAGCTGTGGGCCTGGTAAGCAAAGTGCTCTACGACCTCGGCTCAGAGTACGTCGAGGCGGTCAACGCGATCTCCGGCGAACGATGCAATCCTCATCCGCACGTCTTCTCCGACAGAATCATGCGCCCCGGCGATCCTGTCTACTACGACATCCTCCACTCTTACATGGGCTACCGCACGTGTTACTACCGCACGTTCTCGATCGGTTATTCGTCCCACGCAATGGTCGACGCCTATAAGAGATGCCGCGACTATCTGGACGCCGCGATTGATCTGATCCGTCCCGGCCGTTCGACGGGCGATGTCGCTTCGGTGTGGCCCAAAGCGCAAGACTTCGGCTTCCCCAATGAAGAGGCGGCCTTCGCGCTTCAGTACGGACACGGTATCGGACTCGCGATCTGGGAAAAACCGGTCATCAGCAGACTTGTCTCTTTAGATCATCCGCAGGAGATCAAACCTGGAATGGTCTTTGCTCTCGAGACGTTCTGGCCCTCGAAAGATGGCTGGAGCGCAGCACGCATCGAGGAAGAGATCGTAGTCACCGAGACCGGTCATGAGGTGATCACGCGCTTCCCTGCTGAGAAGCTTCTGGTCGCTGGCGCTCACTACTACACCGTCGGCGGTCCGCTTCCCACGGTACGAGAGACCGAAGTAGAACCCAGTGCGGATGTTCGCAACCTGGTTGCATCCAGCGCACAAAAAGAGAGGATCGGGAGCTAA
- a CDS encoding dihydrolipoamide acetyltransferase family protein, protein MAISVVMPALEMAQETGKLVSWLKKEGDKVSKGDLLLEIETDKAVMEVEATADGVLGGITGEVGTDIPVGQTIAWILKPGEEVPAEAIPNTPAVAAPVAEAAHGSDETSTQEVTSGSSARVSPKARRLAKENGIDLTSVKGSGDGGEILASDIQALIDGGHEESHTAAVQHETLSSIGRLMAERTLQSWTTVPHFFLQREVDATALNSLRAALGPEVEQSSGVKLTHTDILVALVARALARHPRVNASWIENGIRLNSDVNVSIAMAVQDGVVAPVVHNANTATLAEIAKQRRELTDRARAGRLRPTDFAGATCTVSNLGMFHIDSFCAIITPPQAAILAVGQIVDRVVAIDGVMVVRPIFSLTISCDHRVLDGAKAATFLHDLAESIREPGLWLK, encoded by the coding sequence ATGGCTATCAGCGTCGTAATGCCCGCACTCGAGATGGCGCAGGAGACAGGAAAGCTCGTCTCCTGGCTCAAAAAAGAAGGCGACAAGGTTTCTAAAGGGGACCTTCTGCTCGAAATCGAAACAGATAAGGCAGTGATGGAAGTCGAAGCCACTGCCGACGGCGTTCTTGGCGGAATCACCGGCGAAGTCGGAACCGACATTCCAGTGGGCCAGACTATAGCGTGGATCCTAAAGCCTGGAGAAGAGGTGCCGGCGGAGGCAATACCTAACACACCGGCGGTCGCTGCTCCAGTTGCCGAAGCAGCCCACGGCTCCGACGAAACTTCTACTCAGGAGGTGACTTCTGGCTCCTCAGCAAGAGTCTCTCCGAAGGCGCGCAGGCTCGCGAAAGAGAACGGCATCGATCTCACTTCCGTGAAGGGCTCAGGCGATGGGGGAGAGATTCTGGCCTCCGACATTCAAGCTCTTATAGACGGTGGTCATGAGGAATCTCACACTGCCGCGGTTCAGCACGAAACACTCTCTTCCATCGGCCGTCTCATGGCGGAACGAACATTGCAGAGTTGGACCACAGTCCCGCACTTTTTCCTGCAACGAGAGGTGGATGCAACCGCGTTGAATTCGCTGCGTGCCGCTCTTGGGCCTGAAGTCGAGCAGTCCTCTGGAGTGAAGCTCACGCATACCGACATCCTTGTCGCGCTCGTGGCTCGCGCCCTGGCCCGGCATCCGCGCGTTAATGCCAGCTGGATCGAGAACGGAATCCGTCTCAACTCCGACGTGAACGTCTCCATCGCGATGGCTGTGCAGGACGGTGTCGTGGCACCCGTTGTCCACAACGCAAACACTGCGACGCTGGCTGAGATCGCCAAGCAACGTCGCGAACTGACGGACAGAGCGAGAGCGGGTCGTCTCCGCCCCACCGACTTTGCAGGGGCAACCTGCACTGTCAGCAATCTGGGGATGTTTCACATCGATTCTTTTTGCGCAATCATCACTCCCCCCCAGGCCGCAATATTGGCTGTGGGTCAAATCGTCGACAGAGTAGTTGCAATTGATGGAGTCATGGTTGTGCGACCAATCTTCAGCCTGACGATCTCTTGTGATCATCGCGTATTGGACGGGGCAAAGGCTGCGACTTTCCTGCATGACCTTGCTGAGTCGATCCGTGAACCCGGCCTTTGGCTGAAGTAG
- the dctA gene encoding C4-dicarboxylate transporter DctA has protein sequence MESVSVEQLPVSTGTESKGKTPFYFTFWFQVLVAVALAICLGYFSPAHAIAMKPLGDGFIRLITMIITPIIFCTVVSGIAGMQDLRKVGRVGGKALLYFEVVSTIALLIGLVVGNVVHPGGDFRVDPASLDAKAVSSYVGQTKAMGVTDFLMHIIPTTVVDAFAKGDILQVLLVALLFGFALSSLGKRATPLLALLNTVTQAVFAVVNMLVRLAPIGAFGAMAFTVGKYGIASLGPLLKLIATFYLTSIFFVVVVLGGIALVAGFNIFRFLIYIKEEILLVLSVVSSEAAMPTLMEKLEAVGCSKALVGLVVPTGYIFNTDGTALYMTLAALFVAQATGTHLTLMQQLTIFAVAILTSKGASGVQGASFIALVATLSVVPTIPVAGMALILGIDRFMAMFRAVVNMIGSGVATLVIARWENEVDAATLGSRM, from the coding sequence ATGGAAAGCGTCAGTGTAGAGCAGCTCCCTGTAAGTACAGGGACTGAATCGAAGGGTAAAACCCCTTTTTATTTTACTTTCTGGTTCCAGGTTCTCGTTGCTGTTGCGTTGGCGATTTGCTTGGGCTACTTCAGTCCTGCTCACGCCATCGCCATGAAGCCGCTTGGGGACGGCTTCATCCGCCTGATCACGATGATCATCACGCCGATCATCTTCTGCACCGTCGTCTCGGGCATAGCCGGCATGCAGGACTTGAGGAAGGTCGGCCGCGTTGGCGGCAAGGCGCTGCTCTACTTCGAGGTCGTCTCGACAATCGCGCTCTTGATAGGGCTTGTAGTGGGCAATGTGGTGCATCCAGGGGGCGACTTCCGCGTCGATCCAGCCTCTCTCGACGCCAAGGCCGTCTCCAGCTATGTGGGCCAGACCAAAGCCATGGGCGTCACCGATTTCCTGATGCATATCATCCCAACCACAGTGGTCGACGCCTTCGCCAAAGGAGACATACTGCAGGTGCTGCTGGTCGCCCTGCTCTTCGGCTTTGCCCTGTCCTCGCTGGGGAAGCGCGCGACCCCCCTGCTGGCGCTGCTCAACACGGTGACGCAGGCGGTCTTCGCCGTCGTCAACATGCTCGTGCGCCTCGCTCCGATCGGCGCCTTTGGTGCGATGGCCTTCACCGTAGGCAAGTACGGCATCGCCTCGCTGGGGCCGCTGCTCAAACTGATCGCGACGTTCTATCTCACCTCCATCTTCTTTGTCGTCGTTGTGCTCGGCGGCATTGCGCTGGTCGCGGGCTTTAACATCTTCAGGTTCCTGATCTATATCAAAGAAGAGATTCTCCTGGTGCTCTCGGTCGTCTCCTCCGAAGCTGCCATGCCTACGCTGATGGAGAAGCTCGAGGCGGTAGGCTGCTCCAAGGCGCTCGTGGGGCTCGTGGTGCCGACCGGTTACATCTTCAACACGGACGGCACCGCGCTCTACATGACCCTCGCCGCTCTATTTGTCGCACAGGCTACTGGAACCCACCTCACGCTCATGCAGCAGCTCACCATCTTTGCCGTTGCCATCCTCACCTCAAAGGGCGCCAGCGGTGTGCAGGGAGCATCCTTCATCGCCCTGGTCGCCACCTTGTCCGTGGTGCCGACGATTCCAGTGGCTGGCATGGCGCTCATCCTCGGCATCGACCGCTTCATGGCGATGTTCCGCGCAGTGGTCAACATGATCGGCAGCGGCGTGGCAACTCTGGTCATCGCGCGCTGGGAAAACGAAGTCGACGCTGCCACGTTGGGCAGCCGCATGTAG
- a CDS encoding cupin domain-containing protein, with translation MAHAVIKLEENNFSIPEGYGRHAKGYSRVPFIDHSTSAAAVHMAHQIVQLEPGGYLEQCVLAYEKSFYMLEGEMDMMMDGRSYRMGPGDYALVLVGSAHAMRSSSGNGARWMEMIAPQPLAKAVGQDTFFVGDFDWPEKIERFDKGDARTRFVGHFEDAQLPPPGNLQMDGYTGDGARLISQKMMVDRNFGSAHMTMFVVEFAEGGGGSHHTHPFEESYYFVSGMADCEFEGKKYIVEPGTLCWTGVGAKHAIYTRGSEPLRFIETQTPQPPARQAFRFDSEWRIMRERYPD, from the coding sequence ATGGCTCACGCAGTCATCAAGCTCGAAGAAAACAACTTCTCCATTCCCGAAGGTTATGGCCGACATGCCAAGGGCTACTCGCGAGTCCCGTTCATCGACCATTCGACCTCTGCGGCGGCCGTTCACATGGCACATCAAATCGTCCAACTCGAACCCGGCGGCTATCTCGAGCAGTGCGTGCTCGCCTACGAAAAAAGCTTTTATATGCTGGAAGGTGAGATGGACATGATGATGGATGGCCGGAGCTACCGCATGGGACCCGGTGATTACGCCCTGGTCCTCGTAGGGTCAGCACATGCGATGAGATCAAGCAGCGGCAACGGCGCACGCTGGATGGAGATGATTGCTCCACAGCCTCTGGCCAAGGCCGTAGGGCAGGATACCTTTTTCGTTGGCGACTTCGATTGGCCCGAGAAGATCGAGCGCTTCGATAAAGGGGACGCTCGCACCCGTTTTGTGGGGCACTTTGAAGATGCCCAACTGCCGCCGCCCGGCAACCTGCAGATGGACGGATACACCGGAGACGGTGCGCGCCTGATCAGCCAGAAGATGATGGTCGATCGCAACTTTGGATCGGCCCACATGACAATGTTCGTCGTGGAATTTGCGGAAGGCGGCGGTGGTTCACACCACACACATCCCTTCGAGGAGTCGTACTACTTTGTTTCGGGCATGGCCGATTGTGAATTTGAAGGCAAGAAGTACATCGTAGAGCCCGGAACGTTATGTTGGACCGGAGTCGGTGCGAAGCACGCAATCTACACGCGAGGATCGGAACCACTCCGGTTCATTGAGACGCAGACGCCTCAACCTCCAGCGCGTCAGGCCTTCCGGTTCGATTCTGAGTGGCGCATCATGCGTGAAAGATATCCGGACTGA
- a CDS encoding LVIVD repeat-containing protein, whose translation MNRTQSLAFRLAGVAFGAALVCSSFRVLWAQAPAAPAAQAAPEEEENPFMPQPAVPLPPGMTGSMTNDPRVGLKPGLYDAGETAMGMEHLAFVKKPNAFQLSSTNPDDPAVQKSLDLIGVSNRAKMPKPMQLVIAQLAFANSDFAFQGTHLFQGNFYGVNFYDISNPTKVSLITSLVCPGGQGDVSVYGNLLFMSVEMPNGRLDCGVQGFPPLPPPEPGHEKDHRIPTASPDRFRGVRVFDISDIKNPKQVAAVQTCRGSHTHTLVVDPNDKDNVYIYVSGTSFVRQSEELAGCSREEKPDKDPNTSLFRIDVIKVPLAAPQQAKVVSSPRVFIDPRTGALNGLNNGGSHDQKAEKPADTNQCHDITVYSALGLAAGACSGNGILLDIKDPVHPKRVDAVNDPNYSYWHSASFSNDGTKVVFTDEWGGGLQPRCRPTDPNKWGADAIFNLKDDKLSFASYYKMPAAQTETENCVAHNGSLIPVPGRDIEVQAWYQGGISVMDFTDAAHPYEIAYFDRGPVDANTLILGGDWSAYWYNGYIYGSEIARGLDVFKLVPSKFLTQNEIDAASLVKVSELNVQNQQKVSWPSQLTVARAYLDQLGRSQALSSARIADLNKAIVRTQRSHLGKKDLAKLHGMAASVETSASDAKNPEDARRLHALAQILESPIA comes from the coding sequence ATGAACCGTACGCAGTCACTCGCTTTCCGTTTGGCCGGTGTGGCCTTTGGCGCGGCTTTGGTGTGTTCGAGCTTTAGAGTTTTGTGGGCGCAGGCTCCAGCCGCTCCGGCAGCGCAGGCTGCTCCAGAGGAAGAGGAAAATCCGTTTATGCCGCAACCGGCTGTGCCGCTGCCGCCGGGCATGACGGGGTCGATGACGAACGATCCGCGCGTGGGGCTGAAGCCGGGACTATATGACGCGGGCGAGACTGCGATGGGGATGGAGCATCTTGCGTTTGTGAAGAAGCCCAACGCATTTCAACTGTCGTCTACTAATCCAGACGATCCCGCGGTTCAGAAGAGTCTAGATCTGATAGGCGTGAGCAACAGGGCGAAGATGCCGAAGCCGATGCAGCTTGTGATCGCGCAGCTGGCCTTCGCAAACTCCGACTTTGCGTTTCAGGGAACACACTTGTTCCAAGGCAACTTCTACGGGGTGAACTTCTACGACATCTCGAACCCGACGAAGGTGTCACTGATCACGTCGCTGGTGTGTCCGGGAGGGCAGGGCGATGTTTCGGTGTATGGAAATCTGCTATTCATGTCGGTGGAGATGCCGAATGGACGGCTGGACTGCGGAGTACAGGGATTTCCGCCGCTGCCACCGCCGGAGCCGGGGCATGAAAAGGATCATCGGATCCCGACGGCGAGCCCGGATCGCTTTCGCGGTGTGAGGGTCTTTGACATTTCGGACATCAAGAATCCGAAGCAGGTGGCGGCGGTGCAGACCTGCCGCGGATCGCACACGCATACGCTGGTGGTGGATCCGAACGATAAGGACAACGTCTACATCTATGTTTCGGGGACGTCGTTTGTAAGGCAGAGTGAGGAGCTTGCGGGTTGCTCGAGGGAGGAGAAGCCGGACAAGGATCCGAACACTTCGCTGTTTCGGATCGACGTGATCAAGGTGCCGCTTGCCGCGCCGCAGCAGGCTAAGGTGGTTTCGAGTCCGCGAGTCTTTATCGATCCGCGCACGGGCGCTCTGAATGGCCTGAACAATGGTGGAAGCCACGATCAGAAAGCTGAGAAGCCTGCGGACACCAACCAGTGCCATGACATCACGGTGTATTCGGCTTTGGGACTCGCGGCTGGGGCTTGTTCGGGGAATGGCATTCTGCTCGACATCAAAGACCCTGTGCATCCGAAGCGTGTGGACGCGGTGAACGATCCGAACTACTCTTATTGGCACTCGGCGTCTTTCTCGAACGATGGAACCAAGGTCGTGTTTACCGATGAGTGGGGCGGCGGTTTGCAGCCGCGTTGCCGTCCGACGGATCCGAACAAGTGGGGAGCGGATGCGATCTTCAATCTTAAGGACGACAAGCTGTCGTTCGCGAGCTACTACAAGATGCCGGCTGCACAGACGGAGACGGAAAACTGCGTGGCTCACAACGGCTCACTGATACCGGTTCCCGGTCGCGATATCGAAGTACAAGCCTGGTATCAGGGCGGTATTTCGGTGATGGACTTTACGGACGCTGCGCATCCGTACGAGATCGCTTACTTTGATCGCGGACCCGTCGATGCCAACACACTGATCCTGGGAGGAGACTGGTCTGCATATTGGTACAACGGCTACATCTATGGGTCGGAGATCGCGCGCGGACTTGATGTGTTCAAGCTGGTGCCGAGCAAATTTCTGACGCAGAATGAGATCGATGCTGCCAGCCTCGTGAAGGTCAGCGAGCTGAACGTACAGAACCAGCAGAAGGTCTCGTGGCCGTCTCAGTTGACGGTGGCGCGAGCGTATCTCGATCAGCTGGGACGTTCGCAGGCGCTGTCGTCAGCGCGGATTGCTGATTTGAACAAGGCGATTGTGCGGACGCAGAGGTCGCACCTTGGCAAGAAGGATCTGGCAAAGCTGCATGGAATGGCAGCGTCCGTCGAAACGAGCGCCTCGGACGCAAAGAACCCAGAGGATGCCAGACGGCTGCATGCGCTGGCTCAGATACTGGAGAGTCCAATCGCCTGA
- a CDS encoding DUF305 domain-containing protein, with protein sequence MLLLSVSATAVYGQQTQPSSSPVVVQPGAPGTPSRQLSSSTTAQAPQRSQADVEFMQGMIMHHGQAVEMTALIPSHTENKEIRSLGARIGLSQADEMKFMKRWLVARGEPVAMTMPGMPDMEKSGAPMQAMPGMLTPKQMEALRQAKGAEFDRLFLTGMIQHHNGALVMVKQLFDTPGAGQDAELFDFATDADNTQRAEIGIMQDMLKEKR encoded by the coding sequence GTGTTGCTCTTGAGCGTGTCGGCCACCGCGGTTTATGGTCAACAGACCCAGCCAAGTTCGTCGCCGGTGGTGGTGCAGCCGGGCGCTCCGGGAACTCCAAGCAGACAGCTGTCGTCTTCTACAACGGCGCAGGCGCCACAGCGGTCGCAGGCTGATGTGGAGTTTATGCAGGGCATGATCATGCATCACGGGCAGGCGGTGGAGATGACGGCGCTGATTCCATCGCACACGGAGAATAAGGAGATTCGCTCTTTGGGGGCGCGGATCGGCCTTTCGCAGGCGGATGAGATGAAGTTCATGAAGCGCTGGCTAGTGGCGCGCGGAGAGCCTGTGGCGATGACTATGCCGGGGATGCCGGATATGGAAAAGAGTGGCGCTCCCATGCAGGCGATGCCGGGGATGCTGACGCCGAAGCAGATGGAGGCGCTGCGGCAGGCCAAGGGCGCGGAGTTCGACCGGCTATTTTTGACGGGGATGATTCAGCACCACAATGGGGCGCTGGTGATGGTCAAGCAGCTGTTCGATACGCCAGGGGCGGGGCAGGATGCGGAGCTGTTCGACTTCGCGACGGATGCTGACAATACGCAAAGGGCCGAGATCGGAATAATGCAGGACATGTTGAAGGAGAAAAGATGA
- a CDS encoding TolB family protein, with amino-acid sequence MKVLSIQTRFFCNLALIAASLLAPSLQAQQPPSHPEEQHLRSRLFLYDLHTGTSHLVYTADSIWEAPNWSPDGKYLIANSGGAIYKLVLKQDGTAEPAKLAIPADYQCNNDKAISPDGTKIAFSATVPPNKGSQVFLADADGNNAKLMTPDSPSYFHGWSPDSGTLAFVAQRNGSGQFDIYGMPAAGGPEKQFTSNPHHDDGPDYSPDGKWIYINSDRSGKEAVWRFPADGAGNNDEKAEMVVNDALEDWFPHISPDGKKLVYIGYPAGTPNHNPRNASIELKLVAIDHDKVAATQKKLIQATGGQGTMNVNSWAPDSMRFAYVTYEVLK; translated from the coding sequence ATGAAGGTTCTCTCGATCCAAACGCGATTCTTCTGTAATCTCGCCCTCATCGCAGCCTCTCTGCTGGCACCGTCTCTCCAGGCACAGCAGCCTCCGTCGCACCCGGAAGAGCAGCATCTGCGCAGCCGTCTATTCCTCTACGACCTGCACACCGGCACCTCGCATCTGGTCTACACGGCCGATTCCATATGGGAGGCACCAAACTGGTCTCCCGACGGGAAGTACCTCATCGCTAACTCCGGCGGGGCCATCTACAAGCTCGTGCTCAAGCAGGACGGCACCGCCGAGCCGGCAAAGCTCGCGATCCCCGCCGACTATCAGTGCAATAACGACAAGGCCATCTCGCCCGACGGCACAAAGATTGCCTTCTCAGCCACCGTCCCACCGAACAAAGGATCGCAGGTCTTCCTCGCCGACGCCGATGGCAACAACGCAAAGCTGATGACGCCCGACTCTCCCAGCTACTTTCACGGCTGGTCGCCCGACAGCGGCACGCTCGCCTTTGTCGCCCAGCGCAACGGCAGCGGCCAATTCGACATCTACGGCATGCCCGCCGCCGGTGGACCCGAGAAACAATTCACCTCCAACCCCCACCACGACGACGGTCCCGACTACTCTCCAGACGGCAAGTGGATCTACATCAACTCCGACCGCTCCGGCAAAGAGGCCGTCTGGCGCTTCCCTGCCGACGGCGCGGGCAACAACGACGAAAAGGCCGAGATGGTAGTCAACGATGCACTGGAAGACTGGTTCCCCCACATCTCGCCCGACGGCAAAAAGTTGGTATACATCGGCTACCCCGCCGGCACGCCCAACCACAACCCCCGCAACGCCTCCATCGAACTAAAGCTGGTAGCAATCGACCACGACAAAGTAGCGGCCACTCAAAAGAAACTCATCCAGGCTACCGGCGGCCAGGGAACGATGAACGTAAACTCCTGGGCACCCGACTCAATGCGCTTCGCCTACGTCACCTATGAGGTTTTGAAATAA
- a CDS encoding SBBP repeat-containing protein: MAVAHISLLPLTLTAALLVVAPAVQSQTQPNIRPKIQKTQTPQGVEVQLSSAQTALVFEPNRGQASSNYQWIGRGAGFRLGITSDGATLEFGEQTAVKSSKPLFPNASQLSKVQTKQQSAQSTLVKLHLTGSDGWKPMGTKPTGGVSNYFIGKMPAGWHTDIPHYEQVKVPSVYKGVDLIFHGDESELEYDFVLAPGADPRQIQLQFEGAASLEVDKANGDLMLATPNKIQLRHAQPKIYQEVDGKKVPVKGGFRILKGDTAGFTVEKYDPKKPLVIDPTISFVTFLGGSDTDTASAVAVDGLGDTYVTGQTYSGNFNVVGGIIQGSRSGDSDAFVTKLGTHGNILFSTYLGGGDNDAGNGIAVDASGVYIGGQTHSDDFPLSQPLQFAKKGDATVFVTKLSPSGNRLVYSTYLGGSNGENGGAIAIDASQSAYVAGFTTSSDFPVVNGYEYYPGGAVSGFVAKLSPNGASLMYSTYLGGSDVDSISAIAVDNSLSAYVTGESVSHDFPYAGYQSTMFGGSPSAFLTKLSPAGDSLIYSTSLSLETTIGTGVSVDPAGNAYVAGTFCSPCQESAADFAFVAKASPQGKLTYLRYLSGSDGSSDGQAIATDADGDTWVAGNTSSTTFPGAPPITPNPTAGFLVKLDKDGNGPLYTVFLGAQISGVAVVKPAERLGGIITYPTIYTAGTRFTGGKSASNEDAFVVRLDETPVIENAP, encoded by the coding sequence ATGGCCGTGGCCCACATCTCGCTTCTCCCACTCACTTTAACTGCGGCACTTTTGGTTGTCGCACCTGCTGTTCAAAGTCAGACCCAACCGAATATCCGCCCAAAGATTCAAAAGACTCAGACTCCACAAGGGGTCGAGGTCCAGCTCTCCTCCGCGCAAACCGCCCTCGTATTCGAGCCCAATCGTGGTCAGGCATCTTCGAACTACCAGTGGATAGGCCGCGGTGCCGGATTCAGGCTCGGAATAACTTCCGATGGCGCCACACTCGAGTTTGGTGAGCAAACTGCCGTAAAGTCTTCGAAACCGCTCTTTCCCAATGCGTCTCAACTCAGCAAGGTCCAGACGAAGCAACAGAGCGCACAAAGCACTCTGGTGAAACTGCATCTCACGGGCAGCGACGGCTGGAAGCCGATGGGGACGAAGCCAACTGGCGGCGTCAGTAACTACTTCATCGGAAAGATGCCGGCGGGTTGGCACACTGATATCCCTCACTACGAACAGGTCAAAGTCCCGAGTGTTTATAAAGGCGTCGATCTCATCTTCCACGGCGACGAGAGCGAACTAGAATACGATTTTGTTCTGGCCCCCGGCGCCGATCCGAGGCAGATTCAACTCCAGTTCGAAGGAGCAGCAAGCCTGGAGGTGGACAAGGCTAATGGCGACCTGATGCTCGCTACGCCGAACAAGATTCAGCTTCGTCATGCCCAGCCCAAAATCTATCAGGAGGTGGATGGGAAAAAGGTACCCGTCAAGGGGGGATTTCGGATTTTGAAGGGAGATACCGCCGGATTCACAGTCGAAAAATATGATCCGAAGAAACCACTTGTGATCGACCCGACGATCTCGTTTGTCACGTTCCTCGGTGGGTCCGATACCGATACCGCGAGTGCAGTGGCCGTCGATGGCCTAGGTGACACCTACGTTACTGGACAGACTTATTCCGGTAACTTCAACGTCGTCGGAGGCATCATCCAGGGCAGCAGGTCCGGCGACTCAGACGCATTTGTAACGAAACTGGGCACACACGGCAACATCCTCTTTTCGACCTATCTGGGCGGTGGCGACAACGACGCAGGCAACGGAATCGCAGTCGATGCCAGTGGTGTTTACATCGGCGGCCAAACCCACTCGGATGACTTTCCTCTCAGTCAGCCCTTGCAATTTGCAAAAAAAGGCGACGCTACCGTTTTTGTTACCAAGCTATCGCCGTCAGGCAACCGCCTCGTGTACTCGACCTACCTCGGCGGCTCGAACGGCGAGAACGGTGGAGCGATTGCCATTGATGCCTCTCAATCAGCCTACGTGGCTGGATTCACAACATCGTCGGATTTTCCAGTTGTGAACGGCTATGAATACTATCCCGGAGGCGCCGTCAGCGGATTTGTCGCGAAGCTCTCGCCCAACGGCGCCTCGCTCATGTACTCCACTTACCTGGGCGGATCGGACGTCGATTCCATATCCGCCATCGCAGTCGACAACTCGCTTTCGGCCTACGTGACTGGCGAATCGGTTTCGCATGATTTTCCCTATGCCGGTTACCAGTCAACGATGTTTGGAGGGTCGCCTTCGGCATTTCTTACCAAGCTGAGCCCCGCGGGCGACTCGCTCATATACTCAACATCCCTCAGCCTGGAGACAACCATCGGCACTGGAGTGTCCGTAGACCCTGCCGGAAACGCCTACGTAGCGGGAACCTTCTGCTCGCCGTGTCAGGAGTCGGCTGCAGACTTTGCGTTCGTCGCGAAGGCCTCGCCCCAGGGAAAGCTGACCTACCTCAGATATCTTTCGGGGTCGGATGGCAGCTCTGATGGACAGGCGATTGCAACGGATGCAGACGGAGACACCTGGGTCGCGGGCAACACATCCTCAACCACGTTCCCCGGTGCTCCCCCAATTACGCCGAACCCCACTGCAGGCTTTCTGGTGAAACTCGATAAAGACGGAAATGGCCCACTCTATACGGTCTTCCTCGGGGCGCAAATCAGTGGCGTGGCTGTCGTGAAGCCTGCGGAACGGTTGGGCGGGATCATTACCTATCCGACCATTTACACGGCAGGCACCCGGTTCACCGGCGGGAAGAGCGCTTCGAATGAAGACGCCTTCGTAGTCAGGTTGGATGAGACTCCCGTGATTGAGAACGCTCCTTAG